A stretch of the Mycobacteroides immunogenum genome encodes the following:
- a CDS encoding exodeoxyribonuclease III yields the protein MSAKKITVTTINVNGIRAAVKERSAENRGLLPWLEQTSADIVCLQEVRAEEEQLLEALAPALAAGWQVVSAASSVKGRSGVGILSRVPATATRVALDADGGEFDESGRYLEAEIGDLTVASIYLPTGEAGTERQEEKERFMAAVGARMGKLAASGRDAVICGDWNIGHTERDIKAWKANQKKAGFLPEERAWVGSLLEAGWVDSFRLLHPDVDGPYSWWSWRGKAFDNDAGWRIDYHLATPDLGRRAHSARVERAEAYALRWSDHAPVTVEYR from the coding sequence ATGAGCGCCAAGAAGATCACCGTCACCACCATCAACGTCAACGGCATCCGAGCCGCCGTCAAGGAACGGTCCGCGGAGAACCGTGGACTGCTGCCCTGGCTGGAGCAGACGAGCGCCGACATCGTGTGTCTGCAGGAGGTGCGCGCCGAGGAGGAGCAGCTGCTGGAGGCGCTGGCCCCGGCCCTGGCGGCCGGGTGGCAGGTGGTCAGCGCCGCGTCCAGTGTGAAGGGGCGCAGCGGTGTGGGGATTCTGAGCCGCGTTCCGGCGACCGCGACCAGGGTGGCTTTGGACGCCGACGGCGGCGAATTCGATGAGTCGGGCCGGTATCTGGAGGCCGAGATCGGCGACCTCACCGTGGCGAGCATCTACCTGCCCACCGGTGAGGCGGGCACCGAACGCCAGGAAGAGAAGGAGCGCTTCATGGCGGCGGTGGGTGCCAGGATGGGGAAGTTGGCCGCCAGCGGCCGTGACGCGGTGATCTGTGGCGATTGGAACATCGGCCATACCGAGCGAGATATCAAGGCGTGGAAGGCGAACCAGAAGAAGGCGGGCTTCCTGCCGGAGGAGCGGGCATGGGTGGGCTCGTTGCTGGAAGCCGGCTGGGTCGACAGTTTCCGGCTACTGCATCCGGATGTGGACGGGCCGTACAGCTGGTGGTCGTGGCGCGGCAAGGCCTTCGACAACGATGCCGGATGGCGCATCGACTATCACCTGGCCACCCCCGATCTGGGTCGGCGTGCGCATTCGGCGCGAGTCGAGCGGGCGGAGGCCTACGCACTGCGCTGGTCCGACCATGCGCCGGTGACGGTGGAGTACCGCTAG
- a CDS encoding alpha/beta fold hydrolase: protein MLEAILSKPSNRRAPIEMGAGEPVLLLHPFMLSQSVWETVAEQLADAGYEVFAPTYPGHNGGGPMPKLPPFSQRSVDVYLDQLEQIMDQKGWETAHLVGNSLGGWIALGLAQRGRARSVTAIAPAGGWTKYSALKAEIVVKFAAMLPWLAFSRLLGRRAAGLPFVKFATARALCGETEALSLPDFHSIFEDITHCPAYFASLTSILPAPGLQNLNTISVPAQLVLCEKDEIVPPGRFGTLIGQGLPSGARRITLAGMGHVPMLEAPGQVTEVITDLIDPLVAAKRGAASDAG from the coding sequence ATGCTGGAAGCCATCTTGTCGAAGCCGTCGAACCGGCGTGCACCCATCGAGATGGGCGCGGGCGAGCCGGTGCTGCTGCTACACCCGTTCATGCTGTCGCAGTCGGTCTGGGAGACGGTCGCCGAGCAGCTCGCCGACGCCGGGTATGAGGTGTTCGCCCCGACCTATCCCGGGCACAACGGCGGCGGCCCGATGCCCAAGCTACCTCCGTTCTCACAGCGGTCGGTCGATGTCTATCTGGACCAACTCGAGCAGATCATGGATCAAAAGGGCTGGGAAACAGCACATCTGGTCGGCAACTCGCTGGGCGGCTGGATCGCCCTGGGCCTGGCGCAGCGTGGTCGCGCCCGCAGCGTCACCGCCATCGCTCCCGCCGGCGGTTGGACCAAGTACTCGGCGCTGAAGGCGGAGATCGTGGTGAAGTTCGCGGCCATGCTGCCCTGGCTGGCGTTCTCACGGCTGCTGGGCCGCCGCGCGGCGGGCCTGCCGTTCGTCAAATTCGCCACCGCGCGCGCCCTATGCGGGGAGACCGAGGCGCTGAGCCTGCCGGACTTCCACAGCATCTTCGAGGACATCACCCACTGCCCGGCATATTTCGCGTCGCTGACATCGATCCTGCCCGCACCGGGCCTGCAGAACCTGAACACCATTTCGGTGCCCGCGCAGCTGGTGCTCTGCGAGAAGGACGAGATCGTGCCTCCCGGCCGCTTCGGCACGCTGATCGGTCAGGGGCTGCCCTCCGGCGCCCGGCGGATCACCTTGGCGGGCATGGGACATGTGCCCATGCTCGAGGCGCCGGGTCAGGTCACCGAAGTGATCACCGACCTGATCGATCCGCTCGTCGCCGCCAAGCGCGGTGCGGCCTCCGACGCCGGCTAG
- the yhjD gene encoding inner membrane protein YhjD: MVAGDDKPGILDRYRARFPWFDHIMRMQERYGKVNGNFFAAGITYFTVFALFPLMMVAFAAMGFVLSRRPDTIAELRGRISGAISGEVGNQLINLMDTAIASRTSLGIAGLATAAWAGLGWMANVRAALSAMWEQPNDSENFVKGKLSDLLALGSTFVALALTIAVTAVGDEKTILRVLGWLGLHDVTIPSVLLKVVTIGIATVLSWALFTWMIARLPRERLPFSSSVRAGLIAAIGFELFKQVASIYLSVIMHGPAGSTFGPVLGIMVFAYITARLLLYATAWAATSDENRPYAYVPPPEPVVITTRVETVERPSKLGVIAAFGAGVLGAIGISWLGRGGD; encoded by the coding sequence GTGGTGGCCGGAGACGATAAGCCTGGGATTCTTGACCGCTATCGCGCACGATTTCCCTGGTTCGACCACATCATGCGCATGCAAGAGCGGTACGGAAAGGTAAACGGCAACTTCTTCGCCGCGGGAATCACCTATTTCACGGTCTTTGCGCTGTTTCCGCTCATGATGGTCGCGTTCGCGGCCATGGGGTTTGTGTTGTCCCGCCGCCCGGACACGATTGCGGAGCTACGCGGCCGCATTAGTGGGGCCATCTCCGGTGAGGTGGGCAACCAGCTAATCAATTTGATGGATACGGCGATTGCTTCGCGCACGAGCCTGGGTATCGCAGGTCTGGCGACCGCGGCCTGGGCCGGGCTGGGCTGGATGGCCAACGTGCGGGCGGCGCTCAGTGCCATGTGGGAGCAGCCCAACGACTCGGAGAACTTCGTCAAGGGCAAGCTGTCGGACCTGCTCGCGCTCGGCTCCACATTCGTGGCGCTCGCACTCACCATCGCGGTGACCGCCGTCGGCGACGAGAAGACGATCCTGCGCGTACTCGGCTGGCTGGGGTTGCATGACGTCACCATCCCGTCGGTGCTGCTCAAAGTGGTGACCATCGGGATAGCGACCGTGTTGTCCTGGGCGTTGTTCACCTGGATGATCGCGCGGCTGCCCAGGGAGCGGCTGCCGTTCTCAAGTTCGGTGCGGGCGGGGCTCATCGCGGCGATCGGTTTCGAGTTGTTCAAGCAGGTTGCCTCGATCTACCTGAGCGTGATCATGCACGGTCCGGCGGGTTCCACGTTCGGGCCGGTGCTCGGCATCATGGTGTTCGCGTACATCACCGCGCGTCTGCTGCTCTACGCCACCGCGTGGGCGGCCACGTCCGACGAGAACCGGCCATATGCCTATGTGCCACCGCCCGAACCCGTGGTCATCACCACGCGGGTCGAGACCGTGGAGCGCCCGTCCAAGCTGGGAGTGATTGCCGCGTTTGGAGCCGGAGTTCTTGGTGCGATCGGTATTTCGTGGCTGGGCCGCGGCGGCGACTAG
- the trpS gene encoding tryptophan--tRNA ligase yields MTAETAARGRLFSGIQPTADSLHLGNVLGAVQQWVRLQHEYEALFCVVDLHAITVAQDPEELRRRTRAVVAQYVALGVDPAVSAIFVQSHVPAHAELAWVLGCLTGYGEAARMTQFKDKSAKQGNDATTVGLFTYPVLMAADILLYQTNVVPVGDDQRQHLELTRDVAQRFNGRYGQTFVLPETFVPKNAARIYDLQDPTVKMSKSASTPAGLINLLDEPAASAKKVKSAQTDSDREIRFDREAKPGVSNLLSIQSALTGADIDGLVDGYAGRGYGDLKKDTAEALVEFVTPVRDRTNELLTDTAALDDILASGAARAQELAEKTLTEVYDRIGFVRPAR; encoded by the coding sequence ATGACTGCCGAAACCGCCGCCCGGGGACGCCTGTTCTCCGGCATTCAACCCACCGCCGATTCCCTTCATCTCGGAAATGTGCTGGGTGCGGTGCAGCAGTGGGTGCGGTTGCAGCACGAGTACGAGGCGCTGTTCTGCGTCGTGGACCTGCACGCCATCACCGTCGCGCAGGACCCCGAGGAACTGCGGCGGCGCACCCGCGCGGTGGTCGCGCAGTACGTAGCGCTCGGCGTCGACCCGGCCGTGAGCGCCATCTTCGTACAAAGCCATGTGCCGGCACATGCCGAATTGGCTTGGGTACTGGGCTGTTTGACCGGCTATGGGGAAGCCGCCCGGATGACCCAGTTCAAGGACAAGTCGGCCAAGCAGGGTAACGACGCCACCACGGTGGGCCTGTTCACCTACCCGGTGCTGATGGCCGCCGATATCTTGCTGTACCAGACCAATGTGGTGCCGGTCGGAGACGACCAGCGTCAGCACCTCGAACTGACTCGCGATGTGGCGCAGCGATTCAACGGTCGATACGGCCAGACCTTTGTGCTGCCGGAGACGTTCGTGCCGAAGAACGCGGCCCGCATCTACGACTTGCAAGACCCGACGGTCAAGATGAGCAAGTCGGCCTCTACCCCCGCCGGCCTGATCAATCTGCTCGATGAACCGGCGGCCTCGGCCAAGAAGGTCAAGTCGGCGCAGACCGACAGCGACCGGGAGATCCGGTTCGATCGGGAGGCCAAGCCGGGTGTCTCGAACTTGCTGAGCATTCAGTCCGCCCTCACCGGTGCCGATATCGACGGCCTCGTCGACGGGTACGCCGGGCGCGGCTACGGGGACCTGAAGAAGGACACCGCCGAGGCGCTGGTCGAGTTCGTCACGCCGGTCCGGGATCGGACGAATGAGCTGCTCACCGACACCGCGGCCCTGGACGACATCCTGGCGTCCGGCGCGGCGCGCGCCCAGGAGCTGGCGGAGAAGACTCTCACCGAGGTCTACGACCGGATAGGGTTTGTCCGGCCCGCGAGGTAG